CGGGTCTTCGTCCGCCAGACAGACCAGATCGGCGGTAGCCTTGCCGCGCGCGTCGTAGATACGCCAGAGCTGTTTCTCGCCGGGCGTGACAACCTTCTCCGGCGAGTCCGAGCGCTTGATCGCCGGCAGCCACTGCCCGTGGTGCTGCACAGCTACCAGCTTATAGACGCCGTCCAGTGCGGGTGCGCCGCGCGAGGTGATCAGCCGCGTGCCGACGCCGAAGACCAGCCGACGGATCAGCCGATCGGCGTCCAGGCCGGCGCGCGGCGCTTCGGCCTCGATCTGCGCGATGATCTGCCAGATCACCAGCTCATCGAGCTTGTTCGACAGCACGATCAGCGTGTCGGGGAAGCCGGCCTGATCCAGCATTTTGGCGGCCTGGATGCTGAGGTAGGCCAGATCGCCGGAGTCGATGCGGATGCCTACCGGCTGATGGCCCTTGCGCCGCAGCTCCTCGAAAACGCGGATGGCGTTGGGCACGCCGCTGCCCAGCGTATCGACGGTATCCACCAGCAACAGACAGTCGTCGGGATAGACCTCAGCGTAAGCGCGAAAGGCGGCCAGCTCGCCCTCGCCCAGCGCCAGAAAGAACTGCACCATGCTGTGCGCGTGCGTGCCTTTGGGCGGCAGCCCCAGCACATGCGACACGCCGACATTGGAGCTGAACTGCGCGCCGCCGATCAGCGCCGCGCGTGTGCCAGCGTTGGCGCCGGTGGCTTGGCCGCGCCGCAGCCCGAACTCCAGCACCGCCTGGCCGCGCGCCGCGTGTTGGACGCGCGCCGCCTTGGTGGCAACCAACGTCTGATAGTTGAGCTGGTTGAGCAGCGCCGTTTCCAGGATCTGCGCCTGGGCCAGCGGCCCCTCTACCACCGTCAGCGGCGTGTTGGGGTGCACCACCCGCCCTTCGGGGATCGCCTCCAGGCGTAGCCCGTCGAACGAACCGTAGCGCGACAACCAGTCCAGAAAATCGGGAGCGAAGACAGGCGTACCGGCGCGGCCGCGCTGACGCGCCAGGCATTCGCGATCGCGGGGACTGAAGCGCGCGCGACTCATCCAGTCCAGCAGCCAGGCCAGCCCGGCATTGACGCAGTAGCCGGCCTGGTGCGAGCCATAGTCAGGATAGCTGCGGAAGAAATGCTCGAAGCGCGCGCGCCGCTCATGGATCCCCAGCCGGTAGTAGAGCTGGGCCATGGTGAGCTGGTATTGATCGGTAAACAGAAAGCCTTCCGCTATCTGTTGTTCGTCCGGCTGCATCGTCGCCTCCTACCGGCGCAAGCCCGTACCCGGCGCTAGGGCTGCACCATGCGCAACTGCTCCATGATGCGCCGCAGCACCTCCTCGCGCTGCTTCAGGCTCTGGCGAAAATCATAGGCGTCGGTGTTGGCGATCTCCATGCGCAGATCGGAAACGTAGCTCTGCAACGCATCATAGAGGATGCGCGCGTCCTCAGTCGTCAGTTCAAGGCGGATCATCGGGCTCCTCCGCCCGGCGCGCCGATCCTCGCGGCACGCCGCGTGCTGCCATAGATGCAGCAGTATGTATGCCGCCAGTCCGGAAAACGATCATGAACACGGCCATACGCTTAATCGCCGGAACAGCCCATCCAGCGCTCGCCGCCGCGATTGCCGCCGAGCTCGCCCTGCCGCTCACCCGCTGCACGATTGAACGCTTTCCCGACGGCGAGGTGGCGATCCAGGTGCACGAGTCGGTGCGCGGCATGACCGTGTGTCTGATCCAGCCCACCGGTCCGCCGGTCAACGATCACCTGATCGAGTTGCTAGCGCTGGCAGACGCCTGCCGTCGCGACGCCGCGACGCGCATCGTTGCCGTGACGCCCTACCTGGGCTACACGCGCGCCGACAAACGCGCCGGGCGGCGCACGCCGATCACCGCCAGCATGGTTGCGCAGGTGATGCAGGCGGTGGGCATCGAGCATGTCATCACACTCGATCTACATGCCGAGCAGATCGAGGGCTTCTTTCAGGCGCCCGTGGATAACCTCTCGGCGGTGGCGGTGCTGGCCGAAGCACTGCGCCCCCAGCTTCCGCGCGAGACGGTGGTGATCTCGCCCGATGCGGGGCGCGTGCGCATGGCGACCGCCTATGCCCAGCGCCTGCGCGCGCCGCTGGCCGTGCTGCACAAACAACGCGTCAGCGGCACGGAAACGCACGTGACGCACGTGGTTGGCGATGTGGCCGGACGGCCCTGTCTGCTGGTAGACGACATGATCGCCACGGGCGGAACGCTGGCCGATGGCGCGGCAGCGCTGCGGCGCGCCGGGGCGCGCGAGCCGATCATCGCCGCCGCCACGCATGGGCTGCTGCTGCCGGGCGCGCGCGAGCGCCTGGCCGAGGCCGGCATCGAGCGCCTGGTCGTCACCGATAGTCTGCCGATCAACGGCACCGCGCCGCCGGCCATCAGTGTGGTCTCCGTTGCACCGCTACTGGCCGAAGCCATTCGTCGCTGCCTCGGCGCGTCGGCCACACCTACGTAGGAGGATGGCTATGATCTTTCACCCACCTTTTCGTGATCGGTATGATGCCGGTCGGCGTCTCGCCCAGCGCCTGATGAGCTATGCCGGGCGTTCTGATGTGCTGGTGCTGGCCCTACCGCGCGGCGGCGTGCCGGTGGGCTATGAGGTAGCACGCGCGCTCGGCGCGCCGCTGGATGTGCTGGTGGTGCGCAAGCTGGGCGTGCCCGGCCATGAAGAACTGGCGATGGGCGCGATCGCCACCGGCGGGATCCGCGTGACCTATGATGAGGTGGTGCACGAGCTGGGCATTCCGCAGGAGGTGATCGACGCGGTCACCGCGCGCGAACAACGCGAGCTGCTGCGCCGCGAGCAGGCCTATCGCGACGGGCGGCCACCACCGCAGGTGCGCGGTAAGACCGTGATCCTGGTGGACGATGGCCTGGCCACCGGCACCACCATGCGCGCAGCGGCCATGGCGCTGCGCCAGCAGGCGCCGGCCAGGATCATTGTCGCAGTGCCGGTGGCCGCGCCCGGCAGTACACGCCAGCTCGTCGGCCTGGTCGATGGCGTTGTCACGCTGTTGCAGCCGGAGCCCTTCTATGGCGTGGGCCTGTGGTACCAGGATTTCACGCAGACCAGCGATGAGGAGGTGCGCGCCCTGCTGGCCCGCGCCGCCGCTCCCGACGCAAAGACAGTATGACGCGAGGATGCTATGCGCATCGCACTGACCGGCGATGTCATGCTGGGACGGCTGGTCGATCGCTACGTACTGGCCAATGCCTCGCTGCCGGCAACCTATGTCTGGGGCGACCTGCTGCCCGTGTTGCTCAACGCCGACCTACGGCTGATCAACCTGGAGTGCGTGATCAGCACGCGCGGCACGCCCTGGCGGCCTGAGTCCAAGCCGTTCCACTTTCGGGCCCGACCACGCGCCATCGATGCGCTCAACGCGGCGCGCATCGATCTGACGGCCCTGGCCAACAATCACACGCTGGATTACGGCGTCGAGGCGCTGCGCGAATGCCTGCAGCTCCTCGATCAGGCCGGCATTGCGCATGTCGGCGCCGGCGCGAACCTGGCGGCGGCCATGCGTCCGGCGCTGCTCACGGCCGCTGCACAGCGGGTCGCGGTCGTCGCCATCACCGACAACGAACCGGACTGGCAGGCAACGCCCGACCGCCCCGGCACGTTTTATGTCGCCTACAACCGGCGCGGCCCGCTGGAGCCCTACCGCACGCGCCTCAGGCAGGCGCTCGACCTGGCGCGCCGCGCCGCCGATCTGGTGATCGTCAGCGCGCATGTCGGCCCGAACTGGGGCCCGCCCTCGCCGGGCATGCAGGCGCTGGCCCGTACGGTTATCGAGCTGGGCGCGGACGTGTACTGGGGCCACTCCAACCACACGCCGCTGGGCATACAATGGTATCATGGACGCCCGATCCTGTACGCGACCGGCGATTTTATCGACGACTATGCCGTCGATCCCGTCGAGCGCAACGACCTCTCGTTTCTGTTCGAACTGGAGGTGGCGGACGCGCGGGTGCAGGCGATCCGCCTCTACCCGACCGCCATTGCGCACTTTCAGGCGCGGCGCGCCGAGGACGCTGACGCACGCTGGCTGATCGAACGCATGCGGCAGCGTTCGGCCGCGTGGGCCACCCCGATCGTGGCATGCGCTGACGGAACGGCGCTGAGCTATCCGCCCGCCTAAACCACGCGTCAGCAGCGCGACAGGACAGCACGGAGGAACAATGCAGACGTGTGTCTATGAAGAGCTCGGGCACACCGCCGAGGTAGGCATGCGCGTGGGCGCGCCCAACGCCGAGCAATTGTTTGTGTGCGCCGCCCAGGGCTTGTACACGCTGGCTGGCGTCGCAGCGGGCGAGCCGCGCCTCCAGGAGCGCATCATGCTCGAGTCGTTCGACATCGAAAGCCTGCTGGTGGACTGGCTCAGTGAGTTGGTGTATCGTCTGGATACGGTCGGTCACGTCTATGAGCAGATCAGCATCGAGAGCTGGACGCCGACGCGGCTGACGGCCCATCTGACCGGCGGCGTCGCCGCCGCGCCACCGCAACGAGCCATCAAAGCCGTCACCTACCACGGACTGCGGGTCACCGCGGGCGAGCAGGGCTGGGAAGCCGAGGTCTATTTCGATATCTGAAGGGTT
This is a stretch of genomic DNA from Kallotenue papyrolyticum. It encodes these proteins:
- a CDS encoding archease: MQTCVYEELGHTAEVGMRVGAPNAEQLFVCAAQGLYTLAGVAAGEPRLQERIMLESFDIESLLVDWLSELVYRLDTVGHVYEQISIESWTPTRLTAHLTGGVAAAPPQRAIKAVTYHGLRVTAGEQGWEAEVYFDI
- a CDS encoding CapA family protein → MRIALTGDVMLGRLVDRYVLANASLPATYVWGDLLPVLLNADLRLINLECVISTRGTPWRPESKPFHFRARPRAIDALNAARIDLTALANNHTLDYGVEALRECLQLLDQAGIAHVGAGANLAAAMRPALLTAAAQRVAVVAITDNEPDWQATPDRPGTFYVAYNRRGPLEPYRTRLRQALDLARRAADLVIVSAHVGPNWGPPSPGMQALARTVIELGADVYWGHSNHTPLGIQWYHGRPILYATGDFIDDYAVDPVERNDLSFLFELEVADARVQAIRLYPTAIAHFQARRAEDADARWLIERMRQRSAAWATPIVACADGTALSYPPA
- a CDS encoding nicotinate phosphoribosyltransferase gives rise to the protein MQPDEQQIAEGFLFTDQYQLTMAQLYYRLGIHERRARFEHFFRSYPDYGSHQAGYCVNAGLAWLLDWMSRARFSPRDRECLARQRGRAGTPVFAPDFLDWLSRYGSFDGLRLEAIPEGRVVHPNTPLTVVEGPLAQAQILETALLNQLNYQTLVATKAARVQHAARGQAVLEFGLRRGQATGANAGTRAALIGGAQFSSNVGVSHVLGLPPKGTHAHSMVQFFLALGEGELAAFRAYAEVYPDDCLLLVDTVDTLGSGVPNAIRVFEELRRKGHQPVGIRIDSGDLAYLSIQAAKMLDQAGFPDTLIVLSNKLDELVIWQIIAQIEAEAPRAGLDADRLIRRLVFGVGTRLITSRGAPALDGVYKLVAVQHHGQWLPAIKRSDSPEKVVTPGEKQLWRIYDARGKATADLVCLADEDPRRQEELILHHPSDPMRWRRLPRAAITALEPLLVEVWREGMPVGQRPSLEDMRALRQADEQRLDAGVRRLINPHVYHVSLSERLWELKQRLMRSALAQPADTRGA
- a CDS encoding ribose-phosphate diphosphokinase, with the protein product MNTAIRLIAGTAHPALAAAIAAELALPLTRCTIERFPDGEVAIQVHESVRGMTVCLIQPTGPPVNDHLIELLALADACRRDAATRIVAVTPYLGYTRADKRAGRRTPITASMVAQVMQAVGIEHVITLDLHAEQIEGFFQAPVDNLSAVAVLAEALRPQLPRETVVISPDAGRVRMATAYAQRLRAPLAVLHKQRVSGTETHVTHVVGDVAGRPCLLVDDMIATGGTLADGAAALRRAGAREPIIAAATHGLLLPGARERLAEAGIERLVVTDSLPINGTAPPAISVVSVAPLLAEAIRRCLGASATPT
- a CDS encoding phosphoribosyltransferase translates to MIFHPPFRDRYDAGRRLAQRLMSYAGRSDVLVLALPRGGVPVGYEVARALGAPLDVLVVRKLGVPGHEELAMGAIATGGIRVTYDEVVHELGIPQEVIDAVTAREQRELLRREQAYRDGRPPPQVRGKTVILVDDGLATGTTMRAAAMALRQQAPARIIVAVPVAAPGSTRQLVGLVDGVVTLLQPEPFYGVGLWYQDFTQTSDEEVRALLARAAAPDAKTV